From one Gracilimonas sp. genomic stretch:
- a CDS encoding Na+/H+ antiporter NhaC family protein gives MKKKIAALIGVVSIFILASQFAWADVQTAEASSSIAGSWLSILPPLVAIGIALIFRQVLFALFLGIWMGAYLAGELSFLNVFNSFFSSLSEYIVPGVSDPDRMSIVIFSILIGGMVGIITDNGGTRGVIKAITRFVRTKVQGQLVTSLMGFVVFFDDYANTMVVGNTMRPLTDKLRISRAKLAYLVDATAAPIATIALVSTWIGAMVGFIATAEAEMANFNEAAYSVFINSLPYNFYAFFTILFVILIAASGRDFGTMLKARINLYKAKHDPKLDKYNLYKELIEEDEAKKAESHWMNAAIPILTLVLGTIIGLFVTGEGNSIQAIVETANSYNALLWGSLASVVVAIGMTIAQKLLDIEKTLEGMMSGMHVMFDGVLILVLAWGLSDVTVALGTADYLISVFGETLNPYWMPAIVLVLSALTAFATGSSWGTMGILMPLVVPLGWEIGNNTGVPMEMTLEIIYASVSAVLAGSVWGDHCSPISDTTILSSIATQCDHVEHVNTQLPYAMIVGAISILAMIAAIVLNISVWIIYPTGVAIIIGIIYKFGKIPDPETYTPEGKEPAKTSLDG, from the coding sequence ATGAAAAAGAAAATAGCAGCACTCATTGGGGTGGTTTCCATATTCATTTTAGCTTCTCAGTTTGCCTGGGCTGATGTTCAAACAGCAGAGGCTTCCTCCAGCATAGCAGGGAGCTGGCTCAGTATCCTTCCCCCATTGGTAGCCATTGGGATTGCATTGATATTTCGTCAGGTGCTGTTTGCTCTGTTTTTAGGAATCTGGATGGGGGCCTATCTGGCCGGCGAGCTCTCTTTTCTGAATGTATTCAATAGCTTCTTTTCTTCACTTAGTGAGTATATCGTTCCCGGAGTTTCAGACCCGGATAGAATGAGTATTGTCATTTTTTCTATTCTGATCGGGGGCATGGTCGGTATTATAACTGATAATGGCGGAACCCGTGGCGTGATTAAAGCGATAACCCGTTTTGTCCGCACAAAAGTACAGGGGCAGTTGGTAACTTCTTTGATGGGATTTGTGGTATTTTTTGATGATTACGCAAATACCATGGTTGTTGGAAATACGATGCGTCCGCTTACCGATAAGCTTCGTATCTCACGGGCCAAGCTGGCATATCTGGTGGATGCCACAGCCGCACCTATTGCAACTATTGCTTTGGTAAGTACATGGATTGGTGCAATGGTCGGTTTCATAGCTACCGCCGAAGCAGAAATGGCTAATTTTAATGAGGCCGCCTATTCCGTTTTCATTAATTCGCTCCCCTATAATTTCTATGCGTTCTTTACCATTTTATTTGTGATTCTGATCGCTGCATCTGGACGTGATTTTGGCACGATGCTGAAGGCCCGAATCAATTTATACAAAGCCAAGCACGACCCTAAGCTGGACAAATACAATTTATACAAGGAATTGATTGAGGAAGATGAGGCAAAAAAAGCTGAATCGCACTGGATGAATGCCGCTATCCCGATTCTGACCCTTGTGTTGGGAACGATCATTGGACTTTTTGTAACTGGGGAAGGAAATAGCATTCAGGCTATTGTTGAAACTGCTAACTCTTATAATGCTCTTTTGTGGGGGTCTTTGGCTTCAGTTGTTGTGGCTATTGGCATGACTATAGCCCAAAAGCTACTCGATATCGAAAAAACACTGGAAGGCATGATGAGCGGAATGCACGTTATGTTTGATGGAGTGTTAATTCTGGTTCTCGCATGGGGATTAAGTGATGTAACCGTTGCGTTAGGAACAGCCGACTATTTAATTTCAGTATTTGGTGAAACGCTGAATCCATATTGGATGCCTGCCATTGTATTAGTGCTTTCGGCCTTAACGGCTTTTGCTACAGGTTCCAGTTGGGGAACCATGGGTATTCTGATGCCTTTGGTTGTACCGCTTGGATGGGAGATTGGTAATAATACCGGGGTTCCAATGGAAATGACACTTGAAATTATTTACGCCAGTGTAAGTGCCGTATTAGCGGGCTCTGTTTGGGGGGATCACTGTTCACCTATTTCAGATACTACCATTTTGAGTTCCATTGCTACCCAATGTGATCACGTAGAGCATGTAAATACTCAGTTGCCTTATGCAATGATAGTGGGAGCAATAAGCATTTTGGCTATGATTGCTGCGATTG
- a CDS encoding M14 family metallopeptidase: MKLKLPRPLLFLLGLMFCLPGIANAQNSYSNFNTLTDRLNQLEDDYGNLTALTSLAKTKENRDIWLLTIGNGDVKNHPAVAIVGGAKGSHILGSELAVSFAEKLLANSSSEEIRSLLETTTFYILPRVNPDATEQYFASLKYERDVNTTSTNEDRDDAFDEDPFNDLNNDNLITMMRVHDETGKWMIHPDDERLMKMADITKGEKGSYKLFTEGIDDDNDGAFNEDNEGGVNINKNFTYDYPYFEPGAGENMASQIETRAIMDFLFEEASNVFSVVSFGPANNLSTPVKFNRGAISQRVIKGWYEEDVAINKLVSDKYNEVTGLENAPEMNGQPGDFFQWAYFHYGRFSFSTPGWWTPEVMDEEGKAKKFDNEEAKFLAWAEQNSLDVFAEWEEVNHPDFPNKTVEVGGIKPYTSLNPPYAMVDSLAQKHTDFIIELASMKPSVKLVNFEAEEAGRNLTRITVDVHNNGILPTASRLGQRTNWVKEVIVEIKLSNGLELVSGERLDTIEAIEGDGSIQKTWLVRGNGTFSLSAGAPNTGISTLEHSIR, from the coding sequence ATGAAACTCAAATTACCGCGCCCGTTGCTTTTTCTGCTGGGCCTGATGTTTTGCTTGCCGGGTATAGCTAACGCACAAAACTCGTACAGCAATTTCAACACTCTCACTGATAGGCTGAATCAACTGGAAGATGACTACGGAAACCTGACCGCCTTAACATCTCTGGCCAAAACAAAAGAGAACCGGGATATCTGGTTACTCACTATTGGAAACGGTGATGTAAAAAATCATCCGGCTGTGGCGATAGTAGGCGGTGCAAAAGGGTCTCATATTCTGGGAAGTGAACTGGCTGTGTCTTTTGCAGAGAAGTTACTTGCCAATTCCTCTTCTGAAGAAATCCGCAGTCTTCTTGAGACCACCACATTTTATATACTTCCGAGAGTAAATCCCGATGCAACCGAGCAGTACTTTGCTTCGCTAAAGTATGAGCGGGATGTCAACACAACTTCCACCAACGAAGACCGCGACGATGCTTTTGATGAAGACCCATTCAACGACCTGAACAATGACAATCTCATCACCATGATGCGGGTGCATGATGAGACCGGCAAATGGATGATTCATCCCGATGATGAACGGTTGATGAAAATGGCCGATATCACTAAAGGTGAAAAAGGTTCTTATAAATTATTTACGGAGGGAATCGATGATGATAATGACGGTGCATTCAACGAAGACAACGAAGGTGGCGTCAACATCAATAAAAACTTCACCTACGATTATCCTTACTTCGAACCGGGTGCCGGTGAGAACATGGCTTCCCAAATTGAGACAAGAGCCATTATGGACTTTCTATTTGAGGAAGCTTCGAATGTGTTTTCAGTCGTTTCATTCGGACCAGCTAACAACCTGAGCACTCCTGTTAAATTTAATCGCGGAGCGATAAGTCAGCGTGTAATTAAAGGCTGGTATGAAGAAGACGTTGCCATCAATAAACTGGTTTCTGACAAATATAACGAAGTAACCGGGCTCGAAAACGCCCCGGAAATGAATGGCCAGCCCGGGGATTTCTTCCAGTGGGCTTATTTCCATTATGGAAGATTCAGTTTCAGCACTCCCGGTTGGTGGACGCCAGAAGTTATGGATGAAGAAGGAAAGGCTAAGAAATTCGATAATGAGGAAGCAAAGTTCCTTGCATGGGCCGAGCAAAATAGTCTGGATGTCTTTGCAGAATGGGAAGAAGTAAATCACCCCGACTTCCCTAACAAGACCGTAGAAGTGGGTGGAATCAAACCCTATACGAGCTTAAACCCTCCTTATGCGATGGTCGACTCACTTGCTCAGAAACATACCGATTTTATTATTGAGCTGGCATCCATGAAGCCGTCTGTAAAGCTGGTAAATTTTGAAGCTGAAGAAGCCGGACGAAATCTTACCCGAATTACCGTTGATGTGCACAACAATGGCATCCTCCCCACTGCCTCACGATTAGGACAACGAACCAACTGGGTGAAAGAAGTAATTGTCGAAATCAAGCTTTCAAATGGGCTTGAATTGGTTAGTGGTGAACGCCTGGATACCATAGAAGCCATTGAAGGCGATGGAAGCATTCAGAAAACATGGCTGGTTCGCGGAAACGGAACGTTCAGCCTTTCAGCCGGAGCACCCAATACCGGAATTTCAACCCTAGAACACTCTATCCGATAG
- a CDS encoding M14 family metallopeptidase: MKNFTLTSLIIALIGLGLALPLSVHAQIEDGVFPAAGSPENPKVQVSWNQYYAYEGVTDLTRKLADAHPNLIKRESIGKSYQGRDIWLLTVSNFNEGNPDRKPAMYIDGNIHSNEIQGTEVSLYTAWYLAEMYGKNEFITQLLDEKTFYIAPTINPDGRENFFEAPNTPSSPRSGMKPIDNDLDGKVNEDKYDDLNNDGSITMMRRKNPRGDFRPHPKYPEFMQRVADDEFGEYELLGYEGLDNDNDGRINEDAEGYYDPNRDWGWNWQPDYIQGGAHKYPFSLPENRAVMEFVMDHPNIAAGQSYHNAGGMILRGPGAEEDRDTYNRSDVQVYNALGEMGERLMPGYDYLVVYDDLYSVFGGELDWFYGSRGAFTFTNELWTPFEMFNEEGGGRYGVEVHEFNRYLLFNDALVEWEPYNHPQYGEIEIGGIKKNLGRAHPGFLLEQMAHRNMAFTIFHAYHTPQLVIDEISERDLGGGLKEVTAVITNTRMIPTHASQDLKYKITPPNYISIDGARVEAGMVVTNRALNQTVEQKYNPQKIAVDNIPGMESVTVRWIISRGNNYTITVDSKKGGLVSKSK, translated from the coding sequence ATGAAGAATTTTACACTTACATCACTGATTATTGCACTTATTGGACTTGGATTGGCATTACCCTTATCGGTGCATGCCCAAATAGAAGATGGTGTTTTCCCTGCGGCCGGTTCTCCCGAAAACCCTAAGGTTCAGGTAAGCTGGAACCAATATTATGCCTATGAAGGCGTCACCGACCTGACCAGAAAACTGGCCGATGCACACCCAAACCTGATCAAGCGCGAATCGATTGGAAAGTCTTATCAAGGCAGAGATATCTGGTTGTTGACAGTCTCCAATTTCAATGAAGGAAATCCTGACCGAAAACCCGCTATGTATATTGATGGGAACATTCACTCTAATGAAATCCAGGGAACAGAGGTATCTTTGTACACGGCCTGGTACCTGGCTGAGATGTATGGGAAGAACGAGTTTATTACACAGCTTCTGGATGAAAAAACATTCTATATCGCCCCTACCATCAATCCTGACGGACGGGAAAATTTCTTTGAAGCTCCCAACACTCCAAGTTCACCCCGGTCAGGCATGAAGCCTATCGATAATGATCTGGATGGAAAGGTGAACGAAGATAAATATGACGACCTGAATAATGATGGCAGCATTACCATGATGCGTCGTAAGAATCCGCGCGGTGATTTTCGCCCGCATCCCAAGTATCCTGAGTTCATGCAGCGCGTTGCTGATGATGAATTCGGAGAGTATGAACTGCTTGGCTATGAAGGATTGGATAACGATAATGACGGCAGAATTAACGAGGACGCGGAAGGTTATTATGATCCCAACCGGGACTGGGGCTGGAACTGGCAACCGGATTATATTCAGGGCGGTGCACATAAATATCCTTTCTCCCTTCCTGAAAACCGGGCAGTAATGGAGTTCGTGATGGATCACCCAAATATTGCCGCCGGACAAAGTTACCATAATGCAGGTGGTATGATTTTAAGAGGTCCGGGTGCCGAGGAAGACCGTGATACCTATAACCGCTCCGATGTTCAGGTCTACAATGCCCTGGGTGAAATGGGCGAACGATTGATGCCTGGCTACGATTACCTGGTGGTATACGATGATTTATACTCGGTGTTTGGAGGAGAATTGGATTGGTTTTATGGAAGCCGTGGTGCATTTACCTTTACCAACGAGCTTTGGACCCCTTTTGAAATGTTTAATGAAGAAGGTGGAGGCCGGTATGGCGTGGAAGTCCACGAATTCAATCGTTACCTGTTATTCAACGATGCCTTGGTTGAATGGGAACCATATAATCACCCGCAATATGGAGAGATTGAAATAGGTGGGATCAAGAAAAACCTGGGGCGTGCTCATCCCGGATTCCTGCTAGAGCAAATGGCGCACCGAAATATGGCTTTCACCATTTTCCACGCTTATCACACTCCACAACTGGTAATTGACGAAATTAGCGAGCGGGATTTAGGCGGCGGACTCAAAGAAGTAACAGCTGTTATTACCAACACCCGCATGATTCCAACCCATGCCAGTCAGGATTTAAAGTACAAGATCACTCCACCGAATTACATCAGTATTGACGGAGCTCGTGTTGAAGCTGGTATGGTTGTCACAAACCGGGCATTAAATCAAACCGTAGAGCAAAAGTATAACCCCCAGAAAATAGCTGTGGATAATATTCCGGGCATGGAGTCTGTCACCGTTCGGTGGATTATCAGCCGTGGTAATAATTACACCATCACGGTTGATAGCAAGAAAGGCGGTCTGGTTTCCAAATCGAAGTAA